From a region of the Paenibacillus segetis genome:
- the dut gene encoding dUTP diphosphatase, whose amino-acid sequence MNLSFDVQINRLAGNEDIELPRKMSELASGFDLYAAVTEDIVFLPGQRGLVPTGLAIAMPAGLEAQIRPRSGLAFKHGITCLNTPGTIDADYRGEIKVLLINLGEEPFTIKRNERIAQMVFQIVPEVNLIPVDELSDTARGAGGFGHTGKN is encoded by the coding sequence ATGAACTTGTCATTTGATGTGCAAATTAACCGTCTTGCCGGGAATGAAGATATTGAACTCCCTCGCAAAATGTCGGAGCTAGCTTCTGGCTTCGATTTATACGCTGCTGTAACTGAAGATATTGTATTTCTTCCAGGGCAACGTGGGCTCGTTCCAACCGGATTGGCTATTGCGATGCCAGCAGGTTTGGAAGCGCAGATTCGTCCACGCAGTGGACTAGCGTTCAAACATGGTATCACTTGCCTGAATACACCGGGAACGATCGACGCCGATTATCGAGGAGAGATCAAAGTACTTTTGATCAATCTTGGAGAAGAACCATTTACCATCAAACGTAATGAACGAATTGCGCAAATGGTATTCCAGATTGTACCGGAAGTTAATCTTATTCCAGTTGATGAACTTTCCGACACTGCGCGCGGTGCGGGTGGCTTTGGCCATACAGGAAAGAACTAA
- a CDS encoding M16 family metallopeptidase, producing the protein MKKMQLKNGLRVVMETIPTFRSVSFGIWVKTGSRNESPEMGGVSHFIEHMLFKGTERFEAKDIAEEFDAIGGNVNAFTSKEYTCYYAKVLDEHLPIAVDVLADMFFRSRFDEEELRKEKNVILEEISMYEDTPDDMVHDLLSRAAYGDHPLALPILGTEEKLHAMGPSHLREYMRQKYTIENTVISVAGNIDDSVIELLEKHFGDFNNHGVQSEPEPPTFLGGLKFHQKKTEQNHICLSFPGLKSGDQRQYAMVLLNNALGGGMSSRLFQEIREKRGLAYSVYSYHSSHADSGLFTVYAGTAPKQSVEVLDLTKEILHEVSVKGISDSELRKGKEQLKGSLILSLESTGSRMNRLGKNELMLGKHYTLDEMIARIEAVTMDDVDYVLKEMFKQPFSLAMVGSSDRVLSGIRRDELVI; encoded by the coding sequence GTGAAGAAGATGCAATTGAAAAACGGCCTGCGAGTGGTTATGGAGACAATTCCAACCTTTCGTTCGGTGTCGTTTGGCATATGGGTAAAGACAGGATCGCGCAACGAAAGCCCCGAGATGGGTGGGGTTTCACACTTTATCGAGCATATGTTGTTTAAAGGTACTGAGCGCTTTGAAGCAAAGGATATTGCTGAAGAGTTCGATGCCATTGGAGGAAATGTTAATGCTTTTACCTCTAAGGAATATACGTGTTATTATGCGAAAGTTCTCGACGAGCATTTGCCTATCGCGGTAGATGTGTTAGCGGATATGTTCTTCCGCTCACGTTTTGATGAAGAAGAGCTTCGTAAAGAGAAGAATGTTATCCTTGAGGAAATCTCCATGTATGAGGATACCCCGGACGATATGGTTCACGATTTGTTGTCCAGAGCTGCCTATGGTGATCATCCGTTAGCCTTGCCTATTTTGGGTACGGAAGAAAAACTGCATGCTATGGGTCCCTCACATCTACGGGAATATATGCGTCAGAAATATACGATTGAGAATACGGTAATCAGTGTTGCTGGTAATATTGATGACAGCGTGATTGAATTACTGGAGAAGCATTTTGGTGATTTTAATAATCACGGAGTCCAAAGTGAGCCTGAACCGCCTACTTTTTTGGGTGGTTTGAAATTCCATCAAAAGAAGACAGAGCAAAATCATATTTGTTTGTCATTCCCGGGTTTGAAGAGTGGAGACCAACGTCAGTATGCAATGGTTCTATTGAACAACGCGCTTGGCGGCGGGATGAGTTCGCGGCTGTTTCAGGAGATTCGTGAGAAGAGAGGACTAGCTTATTCAGTTTACTCCTATCATAGCTCTCATGCAGATAGTGGATTGTTTACAGTATATGCAGGAACAGCGCCTAAACAAAGTGTAGAAGTTCTTGATCTGACGAAAGAGATCTTACACGAAGTGTCGGTGAAGGGGATTAGCGACAGTGAACTTCGTAAGGGAAAAGAACAGCTCAAGGGAAGTTTGATTCTTAGTTTGGAAAGTACGGGTAGTAGAATGAACCGACTCGGTAAGAATGAGTTGATGCTCGGTAAACATTATACGCTCGATGAAATGATAGCACGGATTGAAGCAGTAACGATGGATGATGTTGATTATGTGCTGAAAGAAATGTTCAAACAGCCGTTTTCACTTGCCATGGTTGGTTCATCAGATCGTGTGCTGTCGGGAATAAGGAGAGATGAACTTGTCATTTGA